Proteins encoded by one window of Aliivibrio wodanis:
- a CDS encoding putative cation-transporting ATPase, which produces MSKDCYHCSEPVPSGSSFQIDILGETRDMCCPGCESVAQTIVENGLSSYYQYRTAPADKADLVPEQLKALAHYDHNEIQKEFIRTNNNFKEVTLSLDGVSCAACAWLIEKQLANAQGIHQIKVNTSTHRALLSWNPEETKLSTLLTLIHQLGYKAAPFEADKQEEEYHRSMKQYLYRLGVAGLATMQVMMLAVALYLEVFGDLDAEFKNYLRYVSLVFATPVMLYSALPFYMNAWRSLKARTLGMDVPVSIAMLFAYFASVVATVTESGEVFFESVAMFTFFLLLGRFLEMRARRKAAAITGNLLKLIPVMATLTSGKKVPARTLDVDDTVIVPPGEHLPADGIVISGCSAIDESMFTGESMPVAKKETDPVYAGTINGDGNLTIKVTKTKADSLISNIVKLQDEAQMSKPKVAEIADLVARYFVAGILIISAFTWFYWHETKPDDAFWIMLSVLVATCPCALSLATPTAITCSTSRLAQLGLMLRRGHVLETLCKVNRLVIDKTGTLTEGNIRLTQVHSFTDMSEDTTKMIAAEMESFANHPIARAFSQYRDSTQTHFDSVENIIGSGLQGFIGNDEWKIGHKAFAAKDCELENHQDYQVWLSKNGQPVAAFSLDDPIRQESQALIQSLHNLGIKVTMLTGDSSSSVGKVANALNIDEVISGATPQGKLDYLKSLPKHEVSLMVGDGINDAPTLAGAHLSIAMGSGTDVAKASADMILLGDNLSRLIEARELAMKTRKIIRENLAWALGYNAIILPLAVMGLVAPYIAVVGMSGSSIIVVSNSLRLLKENG; this is translated from the coding sequence ATGTCGAAGGATTGTTATCACTGCAGTGAGCCTGTACCTTCAGGCTCTAGTTTTCAAATCGATATTTTAGGTGAAACCCGTGATATGTGTTGCCCAGGCTGTGAATCAGTAGCGCAAACTATCGTTGAAAATGGCCTTTCTTCTTATTATCAATATCGTACGGCCCCTGCCGATAAAGCAGATTTAGTCCCAGAGCAACTAAAAGCCCTAGCTCATTATGATCATAATGAGATTCAAAAAGAGTTCATACGTACGAATAACAACTTCAAAGAAGTGACGCTGTCACTCGATGGCGTTTCTTGTGCTGCATGTGCTTGGTTAATCGAAAAGCAACTTGCTAATGCACAAGGTATTCATCAAATAAAAGTGAACACCTCTACACATCGAGCATTGCTGAGTTGGAACCCAGAAGAAACTAAATTAAGTACCCTTCTTACTCTTATTCATCAACTGGGGTATAAAGCAGCTCCATTTGAAGCAGACAAACAAGAAGAAGAATATCACCGTTCAATGAAGCAATACTTATATCGTTTAGGTGTTGCAGGTTTAGCTACGATGCAAGTCATGATGCTTGCCGTTGCTTTATATCTTGAAGTCTTTGGTGATCTTGATGCCGAATTTAAAAATTACCTACGCTATGTTAGCTTAGTTTTTGCAACGCCGGTTATGCTCTACTCTGCACTACCATTTTATATGAATGCATGGCGCAGTTTAAAAGCCAGAACCCTAGGAATGGATGTTCCCGTATCAATTGCTATGTTATTTGCTTATTTCGCAAGTGTCGTAGCAACCGTTACTGAATCTGGCGAAGTTTTCTTTGAATCTGTCGCCATGTTTACCTTCTTTTTATTGCTCGGTCGATTCCTTGAAATGCGCGCACGTCGAAAAGCAGCTGCAATTACAGGAAACCTGTTAAAGCTTATTCCAGTAATGGCAACATTAACATCAGGTAAGAAAGTTCCTGCTCGAACACTTGATGTTGATGATACGGTAATTGTTCCTCCTGGAGAGCATCTCCCTGCTGATGGTATTGTTATTTCAGGGTGCAGTGCAATTGATGAGTCTATGTTTACTGGTGAATCAATGCCAGTAGCAAAAAAAGAAACCGATCCAGTTTACGCTGGTACTATCAATGGCGATGGTAACTTAACAATAAAAGTAACCAAAACCAAAGCCGACTCTTTGATATCAAACATTGTAAAACTTCAAGATGAAGCGCAAATGTCTAAACCTAAAGTTGCTGAAATTGCAGATCTGGTCGCTCGTTATTTTGTGGCTGGTATTCTAATCATCTCTGCATTTACTTGGTTTTACTGGCACGAAACAAAACCAGACGATGCTTTTTGGATCATGCTTTCAGTTCTTGTGGCTACTTGTCCTTGTGCGTTATCACTAGCAACACCAACAGCCATTACCTGTTCAACCTCTCGACTAGCACAGCTTGGGCTAATGCTTCGTCGTGGCCATGTTTTAGAAACACTGTGTAAAGTTAACCGTTTAGTTATTGATAAAACAGGCACGTTAACCGAAGGGAATATTAGATTAACTCAAGTTCATTCCTTTACTGATATGTCAGAAGACACAACAAAAATGATAGCAGCTGAAATGGAATCTTTTGCTAATCACCCTATTGCACGTGCTTTCTCACAATACAGAGACTCAACTCAAACTCACTTTGATAGCGTTGAAAATATTATTGGATCTGGTTTACAAGGGTTTATTGGCAATGATGAATGGAAAATTGGTCATAAAGCTTTTGCCGCGAAAGATTGTGAATTAGAAAACCATCAAGATTATCAAGTATGGTTGTCTAAAAATGGACAACCAGTTGCTGCTTTTTCTCTAGATGACCCAATTCGTCAAGAAAGCCAGGCCTTAATTCAATCACTGCATAATTTAGGCATTAAAGTGACGATGTTAACTGGTGACAGTAGCTCATCGGTAGGGAAAGTGGCTAATGCTTTGAACATTGATGAAGTTATTTCCGGAGCAACACCGCAAGGAAAGCTGGATTATTTAAAATCATTACCAAAGCATGAAGTGAGCTTAATGGTAGGTGATGGCATTAATGATGCTCCTACCCTTGCTGGCGCTCATTTATCAATTGCAATGGGTTCAGGAACTGATGTTGCCAAAGCCTCTGCAGATATGATCCTTCTTGGTGATAATTTATCTCGACTGATAGAAGCTAGAGAGCTAGCGATGAAAACTCGTAAAATTATCCGTGAAAACTTAGCATGGGCTTTAGGTTATAATGCCATTATATTACCGTTAGCAGTTATGGGTTTAGTTGCTCCTTATATTGCTGTTGTAGGCATGTCTGGAAGTTCTATTATTGTTGTGTCGAACTCTCTTAGGTTATTAAAAGAAAATGGCTAG
- the potB gene encoding spermidine/putrescine transport system permease protein PotB → MNKKFNLQNIIITIIVTWLLLFVFIPNVMIIGTSFLTRDEANLIEMTFTMDNYLRLFDPLYAKVLWHSFYMAIVATLICLVVGYPFAYIVAKMPEKWRPFMLFLIIVPFWTNSLIRTYGLKIVLGTQGILNKSLIAMDIIDKPIRIMYTESAVMIGLVYILLPFMILPLYSAIEKLDGTYLEAARDLGANKLQTLWKIVLPLTMPGIIGGCLLVLLPALGMFYISDLLGGAKNLLIGNVIKSQVLNARDWPFGAATSIALTLAMALMLYAYYRAGKLLNKKADLD, encoded by the coding sequence ATGAACAAGAAGTTTAATCTCCAAAATATCATCATCACAATTATCGTAACTTGGTTACTGCTGTTCGTTTTCATTCCAAATGTAATGATTATCGGCACCAGTTTCTTAACTCGTGATGAAGCAAATTTAATTGAAATGACGTTTACGATGGATAACTATCTGCGTCTTTTTGATCCTTTATATGCAAAAGTACTATGGCACTCATTTTATATGGCCATTGTTGCAACGCTAATATGTTTAGTTGTGGGTTACCCATTCGCTTACATTGTTGCAAAAATGCCTGAAAAATGGCGTCCATTTATGCTGTTTTTGATCATTGTTCCTTTTTGGACTAACTCATTGATCCGAACTTACGGGTTAAAAATTGTGTTAGGTACACAAGGTATTTTGAATAAAAGCTTAATTGCTATGGATATAATTGATAAACCAATCCGTATTATGTATACAGAAAGTGCAGTTATGATCGGCTTAGTTTATATCCTATTGCCTTTTATGATCTTGCCACTGTATTCAGCCATTGAAAAATTGGATGGTACGTATCTAGAAGCTGCTCGTGATTTAGGGGCAAACAAACTTCAAACATTGTGGAAGATTGTTTTACCATTAACCATGCCTGGTATTATCGGTGGCTGTTTATTGGTCTTGTTGCCAGCGTTAGGCATGTTCTATATTTCTGATCTACTAGGTGGTGCGAAGAATCTGTTAATTGGTAACGTGATTAAGAGCCAGGTTCTTAATGCTCGTGACTGGCCATTTGGCGCAGCAACCAGTATTGCCCTAACCTTAGCAATGGCATTAATGCTGTACGCATACTACCGTGCAGGCAAGTTATTAAATAAAAAGGCGGATCTAGATTAA
- the ttcA gene encoding tRNA 2-thiocytidine biosynthesis protein TtcA, whose amino-acid sequence MSELTKAQQFNFNKLQKKIRRNTGNAIADYNMIEDGDRIMVCLSGGKDSFTMLDILMGLKKSAPISFDLIAVNLDQKQPGFPSEILPEYLEKLGVEYKIVEEDTYSIVQDKLVEGKTTCSLCSRLRRGILYRTAKELGATKIALGHHRDDILETMFLNMFYGGKLKGMPPKLVSDNGEHVVIRPLAYCREKDIIKYADMADYPIIPCNLCGSQPNMQRQNIKQMLNTWDTQFPGRIESMFTAMQNVVPSHLADFNLFDFKSINRDSGIINGGDIGFDKEEMPVQTVDSDDAVTEFDPSLQLEVVNVQ is encoded by the coding sequence ATGAGCGAATTAACCAAAGCGCAGCAATTCAATTTCAATAAACTTCAAAAGAAAATCCGTCGTAATACAGGTAATGCAATCGCTGATTACAATATGATTGAAGATGGCGACCGCATCATGGTTTGTCTATCTGGTGGTAAAGACAGCTTTACCATGCTTGATATTCTTATGGGCTTAAAGAAAAGTGCGCCTATCTCATTTGATCTAATCGCAGTGAACCTTGATCAAAAGCAACCTGGCTTTCCTTCGGAAATCTTACCAGAGTACCTAGAAAAACTAGGTGTTGAATACAAGATCGTAGAAGAAGATACCTATTCGATTGTTCAAGATAAACTGGTTGAAGGTAAAACGACTTGTTCTTTATGCTCACGTTTACGTCGTGGTATTTTATATCGTACAGCGAAAGAGCTAGGCGCAACTAAAATTGCACTTGGTCACCACCGCGATGATATTTTAGAAACCATGTTCTTAAACATGTTCTATGGCGGCAAGCTAAAAGGTATGCCACCAAAGTTAGTTTCTGATAATGGCGAGCACGTTGTTATCCGTCCGCTTGCTTACTGTCGTGAAAAAGACATTATCAAATACGCTGACATGGCTGACTACCCTATTATTCCTTGTAACCTTTGTGGTTCACAACCGAATATGCAACGTCAAAATATCAAGCAAATGCTAAATACTTGGGATACACAGTTCCCAGGACGTATTGAATCTATGTTTACTGCGATGCAAAACGTAGTTCCAAGTCACCTTGCAGATTTTAACCTGTTTGATTTTAAGAGCATTAACCGTGACTCAGGGATCATTAATGGTGGTGATATCGGTTTTGATAAAGAAGAGATGCCAGTTCAAACTGTTGATAGTGACGATGCTGTTACCGAGTTTGACCCATCTCTTCAATTAGAAGTAGTTAACGTTCAATAA
- the uspE gene encoding universal stress protein E, producing MNRYRKILVAGILDQDEQPALSRALEIAKRSTKSSDITLFCAIYDFSYEMTSMLSADERNAMRNGVVSQKEKVFKALINNYQYPEHITISVKVVWHNRPYEAIIHEIFNDNYNLVVKATRQHPKLETVFFTPTDWHLLRKSPIPVLLVKQRAWPEHGNILASVHVGSENPSHLQLNDKMVDEAKYFADILNSTPHLVNAYPSTPPSIHVELPEFDAIQYKDAIRGHHLTQMKALRQQHGIPEEQTHVYEGQTEEIISEVEDELSAALVILGTTGRTGLSAIFIGNTAENTLDLLNSDILALKPDGYISPLDPNHT from the coding sequence ATGAACCGCTATCGTAAAATATTAGTTGCTGGAATACTGGATCAGGATGAACAACCAGCATTAAGCCGTGCGCTAGAAATAGCTAAACGCAGTACAAAATCATCTGATATCACTCTATTTTGTGCTATTTATGACTTTTCTTATGAAATGACATCGATGCTTTCTGCTGATGAGAGAAATGCAATGAGAAATGGCGTTGTTTCTCAAAAAGAGAAGGTATTTAAGGCTCTTATTAATAACTACCAATACCCTGAACATATTACCATTTCCGTAAAAGTGGTTTGGCATAATCGACCTTATGAAGCTATTATCCATGAGATTTTTAATGACAATTATAATTTAGTTGTTAAGGCCACACGACAACATCCAAAGTTAGAAACTGTATTTTTCACTCCAACCGATTGGCACCTTTTAAGAAAATCCCCCATTCCTGTTTTATTGGTAAAACAAAGAGCATGGCCTGAACATGGTAATATTCTTGCTTCTGTCCATGTCGGTTCTGAAAACCCTTCACATTTGCAGCTCAATGATAAAATGGTTGATGAAGCAAAATATTTTGCTGATATACTCAACTCAACACCACACTTAGTAAATGCTTATCCGTCCACTCCACCTTCGATTCATGTCGAACTACCTGAATTTGATGCGATTCAATATAAAGACGCGATACGAGGCCACCATTTAACTCAAATGAAAGCGCTACGACAGCAGCATGGGATCCCTGAAGAGCAAACTCATGTTTATGAAGGCCAAACAGAAGAGATTATTTCTGAAGTTGAAGACGAGCTTTCAGCAGCACTGGTAATATTAGGAACAACAGGGCGCACAGGTTTATCTGCAATATTCATTGGTAATACTGCTGAAAACACATTAGATCTACTCAATAGTGATATTTTGGCATTAAAACCAGATGGCTACATAAGCCCACTAGACCCTAATCATACCTAA
- a CDS encoding membrane protein, with amino-acid sequence MSDQLKEKTFILGGSIEKAMSGDVELSPVGVLQEAWQNTVKHFFTFSPAILLLTFTYMAVFFIALQVQLGDPAILFQAFLGETELTTNISYAAFVAGLSAQVIVSPLTAGASLMGMSHAAGLKCRSSYIFKGIASAGMVALVTILSEVLQGLVNIYLPMVALYLSMAFGCAILLVCEKKLPPLKALLYSFRATNKKLTSMLLIHVVIMLALVFGIALYGVGLIVVMPFIFNVKGIIYRNMFGVTLKVLVKEGEDTDDDNSENGRKNKDVQHDTFNA; translated from the coding sequence ATGAGTGATCAGTTAAAAGAAAAAACGTTTATCCTTGGTGGAAGCATTGAAAAAGCAATGTCTGGAGATGTTGAGCTAAGCCCTGTTGGCGTGCTTCAAGAGGCGTGGCAAAATACAGTTAAGCATTTTTTCACATTTTCACCTGCAATTTTATTACTGACATTTACATATATGGCAGTGTTCTTTATTGCGTTGCAAGTTCAACTTGGTGATCCTGCAATATTGTTTCAAGCTTTTCTTGGCGAAACTGAGCTAACGACAAACATATCTTATGCTGCATTTGTAGCAGGGCTAAGTGCTCAAGTTATTGTTTCTCCATTGACTGCTGGCGCTAGTTTAATGGGAATGAGTCATGCTGCGGGATTAAAGTGCCGTTCAAGTTATATCTTTAAAGGTATTGCCTCTGCCGGTATGGTTGCATTAGTAACAATTCTTTCTGAAGTTTTACAGGGCTTGGTTAATATCTATTTACCGATGGTTGCTCTTTATCTTTCAATGGCCTTTGGTTGTGCCATTTTATTAGTTTGTGAGAAAAAGCTTCCGCCACTAAAAGCATTGTTATATTCCTTTAGAGCAACAAACAAAAAACTGACATCTATGTTACTTATTCATGTAGTAATTATGCTTGCATTGGTGTTTGGGATTGCGTTATACGGCGTTGGCTTAATTGTGGTTATGCCGTTTATTTTTAATGTTAAGGGTATTATTTATCGTAATATGTTCGGTGTTACATTAAAAGTTCTGGTTAAAGAAGGTGAAGATACGGATGATGATAACAGCGAAAATGGACGAAAAAATAAAGATGTTCAACATGATACCTTCAACGCGTGA
- a CDS encoding putative lipoprotein: MSQPWYKQFWPWFLIILPGTVVVACISTYILFVEHDVDLVAEDYYKKGKAINVDLSKIKVAQELSIFAKVRSVGNTIEIKINKGKLEHNPAINATFTHRTLPNHDFSQLLTSDAKNIYRINLDEPLTGPWFIELLPHDSSWMIQGRTNFPTEDFFPLGK; encoded by the coding sequence ATGTCTCAACCTTGGTATAAGCAGTTCTGGCCTTGGTTTCTCATCATCCTTCCTGGTACCGTTGTCGTTGCTTGTATATCAACTTACATTTTATTTGTAGAGCACGATGTTGATCTGGTCGCAGAGGACTATTATAAGAAAGGCAAAGCAATAAACGTCGATCTTTCAAAAATCAAAGTAGCTCAAGAACTTTCCATTTTTGCTAAGGTTCGCAGTGTAGGTAACACAATTGAAATTAAAATTAATAAAGGTAAGCTAGAGCATAACCCTGCAATTAATGCTACTTTCACCCATAGAACGTTACCAAACCACGATTTCTCACAATTATTAACATCGGATGCGAAAAACATTTATCGTATTAACCTAGATGAACCATTAACAGGCCCTTGGTTTATTGAATTATTACCTCATGATAGTTCATGGATGATCCAAGGCCGCACAAACTTTCCCACTGAAGATTTTTTCCCCTTAGGTAAATAG
- the ccoS gene encoding cytochrome oxidase maturation protein CcoS, which yields MASLYLLIPIAIMLVCVAVAVFIWAVKSDQFEDLDRQGTEILFDEETPIKKKKDEH from the coding sequence ATGGCTAGTTTATATTTATTAATTCCAATCGCTATTATGTTGGTGTGTGTCGCTGTTGCGGTTTTCATTTGGGCAGTAAAAAGTGACCAGTTTGAAGATCTTGACCGTCAAGGAACAGAAATCTTATTTGATGAAGAGACACCAATAAAAAAGAAAAAAGATGAACATTGA
- the fnr gene encoding fumarate and nitrate reduction regulatory protein, whose translation MMSDNSASKRIQSGGCAIHCQDCSISQLCIPFTLNESELDQLDEIIERKKPIQKGQELFKAGDELRSLYAIRSGTIKSYTITEQGDEQITAFHLAGDLVGFDAITDAEHPSFAQALETSMVCEIPYEILDDLSGKMPKLRQQIMRLMSNEIKGDQEMILLLSKKNAEERLAAFLYNLSTRFHQRGFSPREFRLTMTRGDIGNYLGLTVETISRLLGRFQKTEMLTVKGKYITINDHDALAELAGSAKEVK comes from the coding sequence ATGATGTCAGATAACTCAGCAAGCAAACGAATTCAATCAGGCGGTTGTGCCATTCACTGCCAAGATTGCAGTATCAGTCAATTATGCATTCCATTTACTTTGAATGAATCAGAATTAGATCAACTTGACGAAATTATTGAACGTAAAAAACCGATTCAAAAAGGCCAAGAACTATTTAAAGCCGGTGATGAGTTACGTTCATTATATGCGATTCGTTCAGGCACGATTAAAAGCTACACTATCACTGAGCAAGGTGATGAACAGATTACCGCTTTCCATCTAGCTGGCGATCTTGTTGGCTTTGATGCTATCACTGACGCTGAACATCCAAGCTTTGCTCAAGCGCTAGAAACATCAATGGTTTGTGAAATCCCATACGAAATCCTTGATGACCTATCAGGTAAGATGCCAAAACTACGTCAACAAATCATGCGTTTAATGAGTAATGAAATTAAAGGCGACCAAGAAATGATTTTGTTGCTGTCTAAGAAAAATGCAGAAGAGCGTTTAGCTGCTTTCTTATACAACCTATCGACTCGTTTCCACCAGCGTGGTTTTTCTCCAAGAGAGTTCCGTTTGACTATGACTCGTGGTGATATTGGTAACTACCTAGGTCTAACTGTTGAAACTATCAGCCGTTTGCTTGGTCGTTTCCAAAAAACAGAGATGCTAACGGTTAAAGGTAAATACATCACAATCAATGATCATGATGCATTAGCTGAACTTGCTGGATCAGCAAAAGAAGTTAAATAA
- the potA gene encoding spermidine/putrescine transport ATP-binding protein PotA, producing the protein MNVTQQSKKEAVIKLTGISKSFDDKEVISKFDLDVNHGEFLTILGPSGCGKTTVLRMIAGFETADAGTILLDSTDVTSIPAEQRHVNTVFQSYALFPHMTVFENVAFGLRMQNVPSNEIEPRVTEALQMVRLAQMANRKPHQLSGGQQQRIAIARAVVNKPKVLLLDESLSALDYKLRKQMQIELKQLQRQLGITFIFVTHDQEEALSMSDRIIVMRDGIIEQDGTPREIYEEPKNLFVARFIGEINVFAATVLERLDEKRIKAEIEDTSAIVYCDLDVNPGDKVQVLLRPEDLRLEEIKESDTKGITGYVRERTYKGMTLDSVLELDSGMRVMISEFFNEDDPDVDHSLGQKVAITWVESWEVVLADEQEV; encoded by the coding sequence TTGAACGTTACACAACAATCCAAAAAAGAAGCCGTTATTAAATTAACAGGCATTTCAAAAAGCTTTGATGACAAAGAAGTGATCTCTAAATTTGATTTAGATGTAAATCACGGTGAATTTTTAACAATTCTCGGGCCATCAGGTTGTGGTAAAACCACAGTGTTACGCATGATCGCAGGTTTTGAAACCGCAGATGCAGGAACAATTTTACTGGATTCGACAGATGTAACGTCAATACCCGCAGAACAGAGGCATGTGAATACCGTATTCCAAAGCTATGCCCTATTCCCACATATGACGGTATTTGAAAACGTTGCGTTTGGTCTACGTATGCAAAATGTGCCAAGTAATGAAATTGAACCTCGCGTAACTGAAGCGTTACAGATGGTTCGACTAGCACAAATGGCAAATCGTAAACCTCATCAGTTATCTGGTGGACAACAGCAACGTATCGCTATTGCACGCGCAGTAGTAAATAAGCCTAAGGTTCTACTATTAGATGAATCTTTATCTGCTCTTGATTACAAATTACGTAAACAAATGCAGATTGAGCTTAAACAATTACAACGTCAGCTGGGTATTACTTTTATTTTTGTAACTCACGATCAGGAAGAAGCCCTTTCGATGTCAGACCGCATTATCGTTATGCGTGATGGTATTATCGAACAAGACGGAACGCCTCGTGAAATTTATGAAGAGCCAAAGAACTTATTTGTTGCTCGCTTTATTGGTGAAATCAACGTGTTCGCAGCCACTGTGCTAGAACGTCTTGATGAAAAGCGCATTAAAGCTGAAATCGAAGACACGTCAGCGATTGTTTACTGTGATCTGGATGTCAATCCAGGTGATAAAGTACAAGTCTTACTGCGTCCTGAAGATTTACGACTTGAAGAAATTAAAGAATCAGATACTAAAGGCATCACAGGCTACGTTCGTGAACGTACCTACAAAGGGATGACATTAGATTCTGTACTTGAATTAGATTCTGGTATGAGAGTAATGATCAGTGAGTTCTTTAATGAAGATGATCCAGATGTTGATCACTCTTTAGGTCAAAAAGTAGCAATTACTTGGGTTGAAAGCTGGGAAGTGGTGTTAGCAGATGAACAAGAAGTTTAA
- a CDS encoding membrane protein has product MNIDFIGAFVVGLMGAGHCIGMCGGISAVISMNSVKTGYPRWLFILLYNIGRIVSYSTFGFIIGGLFVSIASTAQSYSALVCLRIFAGLLMCLLALYIANWWKGLAYIEVIGKKLWQYISPLTKPLLPLKSPFHAIPFGFLWGWLPCGLVYSTLSWAAVSGGALNGTLIMLAFGLGTLPAMFLVGIGAHTFHTLINNKLTKNISATLLLGYGIHTVYIALQQLI; this is encoded by the coding sequence ATGAACATTGATTTTATCGGTGCGTTTGTTGTTGGATTAATGGGAGCCGGCCACTGCATTGGAATGTGCGGTGGCATTTCTGCGGTAATTTCAATGAATTCTGTTAAAACTGGCTACCCTCGTTGGTTGTTTATACTTCTTTATAATATTGGAAGAATCGTTTCGTATTCAACTTTTGGTTTTATAATCGGAGGGTTATTTGTATCTATTGCCTCAACAGCACAAAGTTATAGTGCACTAGTTTGCTTGCGTATCTTCGCTGGATTACTCATGTGTCTGCTTGCTCTTTATATCGCTAATTGGTGGAAAGGCCTTGCTTATATAGAAGTCATTGGTAAGAAACTTTGGCAATATATATCCCCTCTAACTAAGCCGCTGCTTCCTTTAAAATCCCCATTTCATGCTATCCCTTTTGGATTTCTCTGGGGATGGTTACCTTGTGGACTAGTCTATTCAACCTTAAGTTGGGCGGCGGTTTCTGGAGGAGCGCTCAACGGTACTTTAATTATGTTAGCGTTTGGACTTGGAACATTACCGGCTATGTTTCTAGTTGGTATTGGTGCACACACCTTTCATACATTAATAAATAATAAACTAACCAAAAACATAAGTGCTACTTTATTACTCGGCTATGGTATTCATACCGTTTATATTGCGTTACAACAATTAATTTAA
- a CDS encoding putative exported protein translates to MKKWIGATTLSLLCLALPVKAEQYRFTYSKLYYQLKVNQKEGHDNVRMALFFNDSQTGKACHITKAWMEKEEHYEEFTIPSSQELPLPIDDNLKSANPLVYIQTEEGKQCDISMEVLADKALSGSVSFNELALLTTEMDAMLSDIGGMFSKYFMPDVEGVRFVFSDNVTSSIKVSDGTVIPVENAKATIDLRKFNENISFELPATALKVTPWLVK, encoded by the coding sequence ATGAAAAAATGGATTGGTGCGACAACGTTGTCACTGTTGTGTTTGGCGTTACCAGTTAAAGCTGAGCAGTATCGTTTTACATATTCGAAACTGTATTACCAGTTAAAAGTGAATCAGAAAGAAGGTCATGATAACGTTCGCATGGCGCTGTTTTTTAATGATTCACAAACAGGTAAAGCGTGTCATATAACAAAAGCATGGATGGAAAAAGAAGAGCATTACGAGGAATTTACGATTCCAAGTAGTCAGGAATTACCTCTTCCAATTGATGACAATCTAAAATCAGCCAATCCATTGGTTTATATTCAAACAGAAGAAGGTAAGCAATGCGATATTTCGATGGAAGTATTAGCAGATAAAGCGTTATCTGGTTCTGTCAGCTTTAATGAACTGGCTTTATTAACGACTGAAATGGATGCAATGCTTTCTGATATTGGTGGCATGTTCTCTAAATATTTCATGCCAGATGTTGAAGGGGTTCGCTTTGTTTTTAGTGACAATGTAACGTCGTCAATAAAAGTCTCTGATGGTACGGTTATTCCTGTTGAAAATGCAAAAGCGACGATTGATCTTAGAAAGTTTAATGAGAATATTTCTTTTGAGTTACCAGCAACAGCATTGAAAGTAACCCCATGGCTTGTGAAATAA